One window from the genome of Nicotiana sylvestris chromosome 9, ASM39365v2, whole genome shotgun sequence encodes:
- the LOC104236574 gene encoding protein JINGUBANG → MATASSYRTPLLSESSSIISTSSSSESEESPATSQRYNDFQLLNLQIKISRIPNIPCTNFHSYKSLAVLSGHVGTVSCLALCGEFILSASQGKDIIVWQQPDLRQFTKFGTGDGFVKALVTVGNKVFTAHQDSRIRVWKVSRRSENVFRLIDTLPTTKDYLGKFMKQSNYVQTRRHHKKLWIEHADSISCLAVCNGYIYSGSWDKSLKVWRISDLKCLESIKAHDDAINGLVCSSKNGVVFSASADGKIKAWGKEEKSCGGTHSLKGILEGHKDVSLNSVVVSEDGNFVYGGGSDGYVMGWVGNKNLDSWKLVCEEKAHGMAILCMCLIKGEFLCSGSADKSICIWKREINGGLFRVGVIKGHEGPVKCLQASPVSVGGGFMLYSGSLDKSLRVWWIPAF, encoded by the coding sequence ATGGCAACAGCATCATCATATAGAACGCCATTATTATCCGAATCAAGCAGCATAATAAGCACAAGCAGCAGCAGTGAATCAGAAGAAAGCCCAGCAACTTCACAAAGATACAATGATTTCCAATTACTAAATCTCCAAATCAAGATTTCAAGAATACCAAACATTCCTTGTACAAATTTCCACTCTTACAAATCCTTAGCTGTTCTTTCAGGCCACGTCGGCACAGTTTCTTGTTTAGCTCTATGTGGTGAATTCATCCTCAGTGCTTCTCAAGGTAAAGACATAATTGTTTGGCAACAGCCTGATTTAAGACAATTTACTAAATTTGGAACAGGGGATGGTTTTGTTAAAGCACTTGTTACTGTTGGTAATAAAGTTTTTACAGCACATCAAGATAGTAGAATTCGTGTGTGGAAAGTTTCAAGAAGATCTGAGAATGTTTTTAGGCTTATTGATACACTTCCTACTACAAAAGATTATCTTGGGAAATTTATGAAACAGAGTAATTATGTTCAAACTAGGAGACATCACAAGAAATTATGGATTGAACATGCTGATAGTATTTCTTGTTTAGCAGTTTGTAATGGGTATATTTATTCTGGTTCTTGGGATAAGAGTTTAAAAGTGTGGAGAATTTCTGATTTGAAGTGTTTGGAATCAATTAAAGCACATGATGATGCTATAAATGGATTGGTATGTAGTAGTAAAAACGGGGTTGTGTTTTCAGCTTCAGCAGATGGAAAGATTAAAGCTTGGGGTAAAGAAGAGAAAAGTTGTGGGGGTACACATTCACTAAAGGGAATCTTGGAGGGTCATAAAGATGTTTCTTTAAACTCTGTGGTGGTTTCTGAAGATGGGAATTTTGTATATGGAGGGGGGTCAGATGGGTATGTGATGGGGTGGGTGGGTAACAAGAATCTTGATAGTTGGAAATTAGTATGTGAAGAGAAAGCACATGGAATGGCAATATTGTGTATGTGTTTGATAAAGGGGGAATTTTTGTGTAGTGGATCAGCTGATAAGAGTATTTGTATTTGGAAAAGGGAAATAAATGGAGGGTTATTTAGAGTTGGAGTTATAAAAGGACATGAAGGTCCAGTTAAGTGTTTACAAGCTTCACCAGTTAGTGTTGGAGGTGGATTTATGTTGTATAGTGGAAGTCTTGATAAAAGCCTTAGAGTTTGGTGGATTCCAGCTTTTTAA